A single region of the Trueperaceae bacterium genome encodes:
- a CDS encoding MFS transporter — MPVARNFLNQCLASGLMTMASSMMAVMLPLYAVSLGVGAQWLGVLMALPGIFPVVLALPAGRWVDAVGAPRWFLLGLVGLTFAPLGVVAFPGVAALAASRLLLGFFYIFFTLASQSLVAALGNGRSHESNFAVHSTWLAGGRMVGPVLAGVIIDVAGYRAGYGAVFVVLLGAAAFGLAVARGAPAVAPGHARGAARRRGAVLDTLRNVGLQMAVLTSAGVFLAITMREAFLPVMLEQLGMSATVIGALVSLGSLTSVLIRPIMPLVTRALGGTGNSLVVSMLAVAFGVGMLSAAHSVWAFAALAVVVGFGTGIAFPLSIVAVASHVPVVDRGVALSLRLSINHTVEVFAPTLSGLVVAATSFRFGFASAGLALGALTLLSLSILPRFNAGAVAADAPAQEMPGAEAVEAPRAVTR; from the coding sequence GTGCCCGTCGCCCGCAACTTCCTCAACCAGTGCCTGGCCTCGGGCCTCATGACCATGGCCTCGAGCATGATGGCCGTGATGCTGCCCCTGTACGCCGTCAGCCTCGGCGTCGGGGCGCAATGGTTGGGCGTGCTCATGGCGCTGCCCGGTATCTTCCCCGTGGTGCTGGCGTTGCCGGCGGGCCGCTGGGTCGACGCCGTCGGGGCGCCGCGTTGGTTCCTCCTCGGGCTCGTCGGCCTGACGTTCGCCCCCCTCGGCGTCGTGGCGTTCCCGGGCGTGGCGGCGCTGGCCGCGTCGCGCCTGCTCCTCGGCTTCTTCTACATCTTCTTCACCTTGGCGTCGCAGTCATTGGTGGCCGCGCTGGGCAACGGGCGGTCGCACGAGAGCAACTTCGCCGTCCACTCGACATGGCTCGCCGGCGGCCGGATGGTGGGGCCCGTCCTGGCGGGCGTCATCATCGACGTTGCCGGGTACAGGGCGGGTTACGGCGCCGTCTTCGTCGTGCTGCTCGGCGCCGCCGCCTTCGGCCTCGCGGTGGCGCGCGGGGCGCCGGCGGTTGCCCCGGGCCACGCGCGCGGCGCGGCGCGGCGGCGCGGGGCCGTCCTCGACACGCTGCGCAACGTGGGGTTGCAGATGGCCGTCCTCACCAGCGCCGGCGTCTTCCTCGCCATCACGATGCGCGAGGCGTTCCTGCCCGTCATGCTCGAGCAGCTCGGCATGTCGGCCACGGTGATCGGTGCGCTCGTCAGCCTCGGCTCGCTCACCTCGGTGCTCATCCGGCCGATCATGCCGCTCGTCACCCGCGCCCTTGGCGGCACCGGCAACAGCCTCGTCGTCTCCATGCTGGCGGTGGCGTTCGGGGTCGGCATGTTGTCGGCCGCGCACAGCGTGTGGGCGTTCGCGGCGCTCGCCGTGGTCGTCGGCTTCGGCACCGGCATCGCCTTCCCGCTGAGCATCGTGGCGGTCGCGTCGCACGTGCCCGTCGTCGACCGCGGCGTGGCGCTCAGCCTGCGGCTCTCCATCAACCACACCGTCGAGGTGTTCGCCCCGACGCTGAGCGGCCTGGTCGTCGCCGCCACCTCGTTCCGTTTCGGGTTCGCCAGCGCGGGCCTGGCGCTCGGCGCCCTGACGCTCCTGTCGCTCTCCATCCTGCCGCGCTTCAACGCGGGAGCGGTGGCGGCGGACGCCCCGGCGCAGGAAATGCCCGGCGCCGAGGCAGTGGAGGCGCCGCGGGCCGTCACGCGGTGA